In Mixophyes fleayi isolate aMixFle1 chromosome 4, aMixFle1.hap1, whole genome shotgun sequence, the following proteins share a genomic window:
- the LOC142150614 gene encoding uncharacterized protein LOC142150614 — MFTCKSKLIIHLRVHTGEKPFSCSECSKCFSTNSNLILHQRSHTGEKMFSCSECNKCFTHKSDLVRHQRIHTGETPFSCSECSKCFKQKSQLICHQRIHTGEKPYSCSECNKCFKQKSLLVSHQRTHTGEKSFSCSECSKCFKQKSHLISHQRTHTREKSFSCSECNKCFKQKSHLVTHHMIHTGEKPYSCSKCSKCFNTNSHLVRHQSSHTGEKPFMCSECNKCFKQEITLLMHQRSHTRKSLSQAAYYSLLLIKHTMSLTGERPYQCSECDNMFRWKSQLIIHLWIHTGEKPFSCSECSKCFSTNLKLIIHQRSHTGEKMFCCSECNKCFTSKSLLVEHQRIHTGENPFSCSECSKCFKLKSHLIRHQRIHTGEKPYSCSECNKCFKEKSYLISHQRLHTGEKSFSCSECSKCFGSNSNLILHQRFHTGEKPYSCSVCNKHFRTNSHLIMHQRIHTGEKPFSCSECNKCFNQKSNLVRHHMIHTGEKPFSCSKCSKCFKTDSHLVRHQRSHTGKNPFMCSECNKCFKQEITLLTHQRSHTRKSLVSE; from the exons ATGTTTACATGTAAGTCAAAGCTGATCATACACCTGAGGGTTCACACCggcgagaagccattttcatgttctgaatgtagtaaatgttttagtaCCAATTCAAACTTAATCCTACACCAGAGgagtcacacaggagaaaaaatgtttagttgctctgaatgtaacaagtgtTTTACTCATAAGTCagatcttgttagacatcagaggatccacacaggagaaaccccattttcatgttctgaatgtagtaaatgttttaaacagaaatcaCAACTTATTTgtcaccagaggattcacactggagaaaaaccatattcatgttctgaatgtaacaaatgttttaaacagaagtCATTACTTGTTAGTCACCAGAGAACTCACACGGGAGAGAAATCATTTTCATGCtccgaatgtagtaaatgttttaaacagaaatcaCACCTTATTAGTCACCAGAGGACTCACACTAGAGAGAAATC attttcatgctctgaatgtaacaaatgttttaaacagaagtCACACCTTGTTACACACCACATGATTCACACCGGGGAGAAGCCCTATTCATGTTctaaatgtagcaagtgttttaacaCTAATTCACACCTTGTTAGGCATCAGAGTagccacacaggagaaaaaccatttatgtgctctgaatgtaacaaatgttttaaacaagaGATAACACTTCTTATGcaccagagaagtcacacaaggaA GAGTCTTTCAC AAGCAGCCTACTATAGCTTGTTACTCATTAAACACACAATGAGTctcacaggagagagaccatatCAATGCTCTGAGTGTGATAACATGTTTAGATGGAAGTCACAGCTGATTATACACCTGTGGATTCACACAggcgagaagccattttcatgttctgaatgtagtaaatgttttagcaccaatttaaaattaatcattcaccagaggagtcacacaggagaaaaaatgttttgttgttcTGAATGTAACAAGTGTTTTACTTCCAAGTCacttcttgttgaacatcagaggatccacacaggagaaaacccattttcatgttctgaatgtagtaaatgttttaaactgaAGTCACACCTTATTAgacaccagaggattcacactggagaaaaaccatattcatgctctgagtgtaacaaatgttttaaagagaAATCATACCTTATTAGTCACCAGAGGCTTCACACTGGAGAGAAGTCATTTTCATGCtccgaatgtagtaaatgttttgggTCCAATTCAAACTTAATCCTACATCAGAGGTTTcatacaggagaaaaaccatattcatgctctgTATGTAACAAACATTTTCGTACCAATTCACATTTAATCAtgcaccagaggattcacacaggagaaaaaccattttcatgctctgaatgtaacaaatgttttaaccaGAAGTCAAACCTTGTTAGACACCACATGATTCACACCGGAGAGAAGCCCTTTTCATGTTctaaatgtagcaagtgttttaagaCTGATTCACACCTTGTTAGGCATCAGAGAAGCCACACAGGTAAGAACCCATTTatgtgctctgaatgtaacaaatgttttaaacaagaGATAACACTTCTTACTcaccagagaagtcacacaagaaAGTCACTTGTTTCCGAATAG